The DNA sequence TAGAGACTGTGTGGATCATGAGGTACCTAGACAAGATAAAGTTAAAGGATTGCCAAGTTTGAAGTTATTGATTGACCATGAGGTCTCTGTTAGATCGTGTGACCATACTTGTTTGTCAGAAGGTGTAACGGTTTctggaagtgtccatttagggaccagactgtttttagctttgcttctagagaggtataaagctgtctagtttgggttcacaatctttagagaaagggctggCTTTGAAGAAAGGGCCaactgaacaacatgctttctctccaaaaatacaagatgattgtatttttgtttgtgtttggacatttgtataattgttactgatggtgtgatggattgtacagtgtctacaactgcttcaacaagtaacaatgtttaatgctttctttatgtctttatgtgCCTCTTTCTGAAGAAAATTTCCCTAACAGAGCCAGTGAGAAAAGCATTTTTAGAGGGTCAAGTTAGTTTCAGTTAGTATTCAGactacaatataaaaatactccattgcaAGTCCACCTTTGAAAACGTCCCTGAAGTGAAGGGTGTCACAATGAGTAGCGggaatggacccaaatgcagagaccaaAGGCGAAGCAGTTCTCAAGAAAACTCTTTATTTGGAGTGAGCAGCAAAACCAAAAGCTGACagaacagcaaacagaaaaaaacatattggaCAGAACAGAGGATCTGCAAACTGCAAACCAAGACTTATatactaactgaactaatagACAACAgggaacaggtggcaagacacaagggcaggctgggagtgattggctgggAAAGACACTAGGAGCAGGGCAGGATTGATGAGGCTGATAGAGGACAAGTGTGGGGAAATCACAGAGCaaggcagggctaacgagggtaatgcagggcaggtgagaggaggagcgGATGAGTACAGATGTGAAGatcacacaagggaaacagagcaaaccaaaacccagaaaacaccaCTCAACATCCCAGCATAAACCAAACTGTCTCTGAATAAATGAACCCAGAAACACAGAACTACAAGCTAACCAATAATCTAATAGTCTTCCTGAGAAACAACTCAAATAACATGAAAGAGCAAAGTCAACTGACCAAAAGGACTGAACAGAAGTGCAACACAGGAAACCAAAAGAACACAAAGAGTCCCAAAAaccaggcaggatgtgacaaaGGGAGGTAAGGGATATCAAAAGTACTCACTGTACATAGGCTTCAAAGAACTTTAAAACAACCAGTTAATGTTCTGGAGCAGCAAAAACAGAGatacttatttacacattttaaaacttcacaaaaaacaagtaaaatgaTTTATGACTTTTTCTTAAAACCTCCACTCACAGTTGAAACAAGCATCAGCGAAATATCACTGGGTCAGAGTTGCCTGCCTGGGTAAATCTTTATGTCACTTGTTCCTGTAACCTATAGACTCAATTACTCTCCCTTTTCTGATTACAAGTCAACATTAAGACATGCCATTCAAGATAACAGAAGTGCAAGCTTATCTTTTTAAAATCCAACAACAAATAAAGCACTATGTGCTGAAAGCACCTGATAACGACAGTCATTTACTACTTTTTTCCGGGTGAACCTTTCTATACTTCTATACTTTGGCCCTACCCGTGGGCTGGACCTTTCTCTCACTGGCAGCTACAAAAAGGCTTCTCTCCTTACGAAAACACTCACAGAGCTAAAGGAAACAGGGCAGGGAACATATTGTGTCAGCACACTGGGAAGgatacagtttgttttaaagttaTGGGGTTATTAGATATATTTCTCCAGTCTTCCAGTTCTCTCTCCCTGTTGGCGGCTCTTGTAGTCCTGCTGCTGGTCTACCTCATCTCATCTTCCCAGGCAGATGGGAATGATCCTCCAGGACCAAAACCATTCCCCCTATTTGGtaacctgctgcagctggaccTCAAGAGACCCTACAGCACGTTACTGACGGTGAGGAAGTACcataggacttttttttttttttttttagggtaGTTAGTTTTTCCTGCAATTCTAACATCCTGTctgttttcctgtgtgtgttcttagCTTTCCAAGAAATATGGGTCAGTGTTCACTGTCTATCTGGGACCCAAGAAAGTGGTGGTCTTGGCAGGATACAAGACAGTGAAGGAGGCACTTGTCAACAATGCTGACGAGTTTGGAGACAGAGATCCAATGCTGATTGTGCGGGAAATGAATAGAGGACATGgtaaggaataaaaaaaaacctgagctTTTGCCAAATTACgttcctgtttttattcacttgCATGTTTCATATGTTTATAGTCTTTGCCCACAATCAGCTTATCTGTTTACACATATTTTGTTCAAATACTTCATCTCAGGGGTTTTATGGTCCAATGGGGATTCATGGAAAGAGATGAGGCGCTTTGCCTTGACTAACCTGAGAGACTTTGGGATGGGCAAGAAAGCATGTGAGGATAAAATCATTGAGGAATGTCAATATCTTATGGAAGTGTTTAAGAAATTCAAAGgtaagcattttcattttaaacaactgCAATGAAAACCAACATTTTGGactttaaaaacaatgattctttctctgtttctgttgtttcaggaGAAGCTTTTGATACGACCCAACCAATGAACTATGCAGTCTCTAATATTATCTGCTCCATGGTCTATGGCAGCAGATTTGAATATGATGATCCAGAGTTCACATCCCTGGTAGATcgaacaaacagaaacattctAATTGGGGGTTCCCCATCCATACAGGTATCATTTTATACTTTTGTTAAGCTTATACTTTCAGCATTGTGGtttcaaaatacataaaatgtgtCAACTgaataatttcattatttatttttgtgataatgatattttattttacatactgatgtgttgtgtttttttgttgttgttgttgttgttgttttatttttttcaacagttgTACAACCTGTTCCCGTGGATCGGCAAATTATTCTCTGACAGGAAGGAAATCCTGCAGTTGTCTCAATTCAACAAGGAACAGAACCTAAAGCTTTTCAGTCGTTTGAAAGAGACCCTCAATCCCCAGATGTGCAGAGGTTTTGTGGATGCCTTTCTGGTCCGAAAACAAAATCTGGAGGTTGGAAAACATATCATCACCTATCAAAATATGTTCATAGCCATTATTTTAATTCTGTGTCACTTTTGTGCCCCACCTTAGATAGTCATGTCCCTTATCTTTCCACAAATGAGGTCCATGTTGATtctggttgttttatttttccattaaaacTTAGAATTGATGGCGTGCAGATATTTAAACCGGGTAGGATGGGGTTGTGTTGGGATCATTGTGGAAAAGAAAGTTCAGTGTTGAAAGTATTGTCATCTTTCTTCCCATAATTGAGAGAGGCAGGTTCATCCAGCATAGTAAATCATTTACTGGACTGAGCAGTGGGGTGACAGCTTGGGGAAAATGTTTAAACCAAGATATGTGATGTTGGGACAACTGGTGGACTGTCATATTCTGTCCATATAGAGGAGGGAGGTTTCATCCAGTTAATTGaataatttgaaaatgttttaatggttCTAATGCTCTCTTACAATGAGGAAAGGTTTTTTTCCATAAAGAGTGATACATAATCTGCATAAAGACAGATTTTGAGGTCTATGGTTGATGTTTGAATACCTTTTTGATATTGATGTTTTGATGTACTGTAGCTTGTACCCAGTTGAGTTTTGTTGCCATGAATTCTTTTATCAGGATTGTAGATCTAGAATTGCCTctgtcatgtctttctttttcttttgtaactgATGATAGTTGACTGGTGAGAGTACTGATGgtgttttgcagtgttttgttttctttggttaGCATTTGTTCTTGGCTGAATTCCAACCTCTTGCATAGTGTCTGGAATTCCATACATAAAACCTCAACCAGTGCGATTCTTGGGCACAATTTGTTTTCAATGGATATCAAGAGCAGGAAGATGTTTCTGGTGAGCTGTCAGTGCCCCTGAGTCCTGAGATCCTAGTTGGTGTTGAGTTAAGCAAGAAATCAATGTTGTCCAGGAGAAATCTAGCTGGAGAAATCAGGTTTCCATAATCCTATACCCCAACTATGGTAGCCAGGATTCTTGTTGACATGACATTTAAGAAATCAGTTTATTGGAGAAAGTTGACTGTAAATTGGTCATTTAGTGACAAGAATGGAGTTTATATCCTCCACCAtcattatcaaaacaaaaactctgTGACTCTCAGTTAGTCATTCAAAGTAATGTTACATATCAAAGATTTAGATTAGATTTGTTTCAGTAACTGCTCTGTTTCATCTGAACATGCAGGAATCTGGGATTACCAACAGCCACTTCCACAATGAAAACCTTTTGTATACCGTCCTTAATCTCTTTGCTGCTGGAACTGATACAACAGCAACTACACTGAGATGGGCACTTCTGCTTATGGCCAAGTATCCAAAAATACAGGGTAAGGAGCTGTATGTATAAACAGCGTTCATCACTAAACAGATTTTCCAGCTTTACTGACAcaaaaatcatcataaaaacgaacaaaaacagcaaaagaaacaaataaacaacatgcatttaaacataatttgtCCTCACCCGCTTTCATCTTCTAGACCAGGTCCAGGAGGAGCTGAGCAGGGTGATAGGAAGTCGTCAGGTTCAGGTCGAGGACAGGAAGAACCTGCCCTTCACCGACGCCGTCATCCATGAGACACAGAGACTGGCTAACATCGTCCCCATGGCTCTTCCACACAAGACTAGCCGAGACATCACCTTCCAGGGCTACTTtattaaaaaggtaaaattgGGGCGTCCTTGTGGATAGGATGTTAAGATGCTGAATGTGAAATGCAAACCCAAAAACCTGTGGTTGAAATCCAGCTGTGGACTTTTTTTGCATCTCCTtctcccttgtttcctgtcttctGTCTACTGTAATAAAGATgtcaaaatactttaaaaattactttaaaatctTCTCACTGATTCCAagtttaacagtaaaataatttgaaGTAACGCGGCTGTTGTCAGGATGCgtcctgagctccatcaaaCTTCCATCAAAAGGTTCAAACTCAGGttagagaaaa is a window from the Thunnus thynnus chromosome 18, fThuThy2.1, whole genome shotgun sequence genome containing:
- the LOC137169210 gene encoding cytochrome P450 2K1-like, coding for MGLLDIFLQSSSSLSLLAALVVLLLVYLISSSQADGNDPPGPKPFPLFGNLLQLDLKRPYSTLLTLSKKYGSVFTVYLGPKKVVVLAGYKTVKEALVNNADEFGDRDPMLIVREMNRGHGVLWSNGDSWKEMRRFALTNLRDFGMGKKACEDKIIEECQYLMEVFKKFKGEAFDTTQPMNYAVSNIICSMVYGSRFEYDDPEFTSLVDRTNRNILIGGSPSIQLYNLFPWIGKLFSDRKEILQLSQFNKEQNLKLFSRLKETLNPQMCRGFVDAFLVRKQNLEESGITNSHFHNENLLYTVLNLFAAGTDTTATTLRWALLLMAKYPKIQDQVQEELSRVIGSRQVQVEDRKNLPFTDAVIHETQRLANIVPMALPHKTSRDITFQGYFIKKGTTVYPLLTSVLYDESEWEHPHTFHPAHFLNKDGKFVKRDAFMPFSAGRRICLGESLARMELFIFFTTLLQHFRFTTPPGVSEDELDLTPRVGITLNPSPHKLCAVPCM